The following proteins are co-located in the Panthera uncia isolate 11264 chromosome F1, Puncia_PCG_1.0, whole genome shotgun sequence genome:
- the MEX3A gene encoding RNA-binding protein MEX3A — protein sequence MPRQKRAEWKPQVTPEEAGLGAEPQRAGKKHLGPVSKSRPERLPAVGLQRHLVVKVQRRVSSTCVPHSRPRQAGHLPNQQASLGTSGTNLRASLQSSPFRLTSLIPLGLRILFIQEASPNFSSFRASDAKLCALYKEAELRLKGSSNTTECVPVPTSEHVAEIVGRQGCKIKALRAKTNTYIKTPVRGEEPVFMVTGRREDVATARREIISAAEHFSMIRASRNKSGAAFGVAPALPGQVTIRVRVPYRVVGLVVGPKGATIKRIQQQTNTYIITPSRDRDPVFEITGAPGNVERAREEIETHIAVRTGKILEYNNENDFLAGSPDAGLDSRYSEAWRVHPPGCKPLSTFRQNSLGCIGECAVDSGFEAPRLGEQGGDFGYGGYLFPGYGVGKQDVYYGVAETSPPLWAGQENATPTSVLFSSASSSSSSSAKARAAPPGAHRSPAASSAGPELAGLPRRPPGEPLQGFSKLGGGLRSPGGGRDCMVCFESEVTAALVPCGHNLFCMECAVRICERTDPECPVCHITATQAIRIFS from the exons ATGCCCCGCCAGAAAAGGGCAGAGTGGAAGCCCCAGGTGACACCTGAGGAGGCGGGGCTGGGCGCCGAGCCCCAGCGGGCAGGGAAGAAACATCTGGGCCCGGTGTCCAAGTCCAGGCCGGAGCGGCTCCCAGCAGTCGGCCTGCAGCGCCACCTCGTGGTCAAGGTTCAAAGACGCGTCTCCTCCACCTGCGTGCCCCACTCAAGACCCAGGCAAGCTGGCCACCTGCCCAACCAGCAGGCCTCCCTGGGCACCTCCGGCACCAACCTCCGGGCATCCCTCCAGTCCTCTCCCTTCAGATTAACCTCCCTCATCCCTCTGGGACTCCGGATCCTGTTCATCCAGGAAGCCTCTCCAAACTTCTCCAGCTTCA GGGCCAGCGACGCCAAGCTCTGCGCTCTCTACAAAGAGGCCGAGCTGCGCCTGAAGGGCAGCAGCAACACCACCGAGTGTGTCCCCGTGCCCACCTCCGAGCACGTGGCCGAGATCGTGGGCAGGCAAG gCTGCAAGATTAAGGCTCTGAGGGCCAAGACCAACACGTACATCAAGACCCCGGTGCGCGGCGAAGAGCCCGTGTTCATGGTGACCGGGCGGCGGGAGGACGTGGCCACAGCCCGACGGGAAATCATCTCGGCGGCCGAGCACTTCTCCATGATCCGCGCCTCCCGCAACAAGTCGGGCGCCGCCTTCGGCGTGGCGCCGGCCCTGCCGGGCCAGGTGACCATTCGCGTGCGGGTGCCCTACCGCGTGGTGGGGCTGGTGGTGGGCCCCAAGGGGGCAACCATCAAGCGCATCCAGCAGCAGACCAACACGTACATCATCACGCCGAGCCGCGACCGCGACCCGGTGTTCGAGATCACGGGCGCCCCGGGGAACGTGGAGCGCGCGCGCGAGGAGATCGAGACGCACATCGCGGTGCGCACGGGCAAGATCCTCGAGTACAACAACGAGAACGACTTCCTGGCGGGGAGCCCCGACGCCGGCCTGGACAGCCGCTACTCCGAGGCCTGGCGGGTGCACCCACCCGGCTGCAAGCCGCTCTCCACCTTCCGCCAGAACAGCCTGGGCTGCATCGGCGAGTGCGCGGTGGACTCCGGCTTCGAGGCCCCGCGCCTGGGCGAGCAGGGCGGGGACTTCGGCTACGGCGGCTACCTGTTCCCGGGCTACGGCGTGGGCAAGCAGGACGTGTACTACGGCGTGGCCGAGACCAGCCCCCCGCTCTGGGCGGGCCAGGAGAACGCCACGCCCACCTCGGTGCTCTTCTCCTCCGCCTcctcgtcgtcgtcgtcgtccgCCAAGGCCCGCGCCGCGCCGCCTGGGGCGCACCGCTCGCCCGCCGCCTCCTCCGCGGGGCCCGAGCTGGCCGGACTGCCCAGACGCCCGCCGGGAGAGCCGCTGCAGGGCTTCTCCAAACTGGGGGGCGGCCTGCGGAGCCCCGGCGGCGGGCGGGACTGCATGGTGTGCTTCGAGAGCGAGGTGACTGCCGCCCTCGTGCCCTGCGGACACAACCTGTTCTGCATGGAGTGTGCAGTACGCATCTGCGAGAGGACGGACCCGGAGTGTCCCGTCTGCCACATCACGGCCACGCAAGCCATCCGAATATTCTCCTaa